TGTGGTTACCTTAGCAGTCTACTATCCATCGGAGTACAACAGTGAGTGTATTaaacatatacatgtatttttccTAGTGTTAATAcagaagaagaggaaaataagatattacaaattatttattgatttattttatgtataagatGTATCTATCTGACTTCATTGAATTTATAGATGCCTCTAATAAGTTTAGCGCAGCCCTTATGATCATAAATTTGATTGTTCGTCCTATTTCAAGTATATATCTGCTGCGAGTAGGTCAGGGGAGAGGTGGCAACTTGGCTACTGTATTTGCACCGAGTCCTGCCATGGGTCAGTAAATCACAATACTGACTACATGTCTACGCTTTTGTAGTGCATCAGTGTTTCAACACGAGCATAAGTATGTGCACGTATGCTTTACTGCGAACTGCTGTTATTCTGTGCATTATTAGTGATTGATGATTTAGTTTATCTCTAGGTTTCCACTCAGTTGTGGCATTTTTCTCCGAACTGCTTTCGCCTAAATTTATGTTGCATGAAAGTGTAATGTGCCGCAGTAGCAGTTCTTGCTTCTCAACATGTGATTGTGATTAAAATTAGACTAtacactattttttataaattatttacaggtTATGGCAGGCAAGATTACGAAGAGATTTCTCATCCTCTTCCGCAGAATTCGGATTTTGATGGAGTTTAAAGTTGAATAAAGGTTGTTCGAAAatgcagttttaaatttatgtaacatacaCATGTTTCTGACATAACATAGTTTAGATTACAATTgtgtaatgttatttttcaatgCTATATTAGCATTGATaagtaattgtttaaattaatataagttgccttgtataatgttttatattacaaaaaatcaaaggttatatgtttttatttattactgttaattttcaatttttttgattgaattttatgcgatacattaaatacatgtctaatgttgtaaaatataaaaatatatattcatatatttttatatttcactagattgtatgtatatgtttcatatattttatatgtaatgtatttatatattattatacatgaatataaatatttttttccaatattttatctaatagGCTCTAATAGCAATATAGCAATGTTACAGAGgcatatgttattttaattaactgatAATGATATTTGTGAATgacattatttctattatctatttagcttttaatcaattaatcgAATACAACGATTTAAACCtcatgtattataaatttctatgtaGATCGTTGTATggatctaatatttttaatacattcaGAATCTATTCTGTATAACTATTTCTACTATTGACTTgtgaataaaagattttaacgCAAACATTGTCATCGAAAATCGTCCTTCAAGAATGATTCGTAGAATCGAGATAGATTGTCAGGATACCTAGTTGCGATCATCGCGTTTCGAAGACGGCGCGCCACAACGCTGCGGCACTCGGGCGCGCATACGCAGGGGGCGCCAGGGGCGAGGTATAAGAGCCGCGTCCGTGAAGCTGCGTGGTTCAGTAGTGTGGGTGATCATAGCGGGAGAGGAGGGTGGCTCCGCGCGCGGCCGCACCGCGAACCGTGCCCACTCGCCTCGACCACGGAACGTCCACTCGTTTTCACGTCTCGTGCGAAAACATGGCGGCCAGCGACGACGAGCCGATGCATCTCTACGAGGTCTTTCAGAACTGTTTCAACAAGATCGCCAACAAGCAGTCTGGTGAGTGCGCGTTCGTCGGCAGTGCCGTGTTTCCCCCTCGCTCACGGGATACCCCGCGCCGTGCGTGGCCCCTGCGGAAGATAAAGCGACGGACGTCTCATCTTTTCTTCGTCTCCGTCTCCTTCACTGGAGAGTGTGTCCAGTGTGGCATCTTATCCGGTGCGACGTGCCAATTTAAAAGCGCGTCTCGGTGTCTCGGCCGGTCGATCGAGGGCCCGCGATCGCAGCGAGGATCGTCGCGTCGGACGATCGGTGTCGTCGGCGGCCGCCAGGGCTACCTCTCGCTCTGTGTTTTGGTTTCGCTTGTCAGTGCCCTGGACAGTGCTGCCCCGTTGACGGGAACTAGCGACGGGCGCAACGGCTCTGTCTCGTGTTCCCCGTCTGGTTTTACCCTCTTCTGACGCCACGATTTTCCCTCCGTCGGCGCGGGCTTCTCGCACCCGTGTGCGTCGCGTCACCGCGCCGGGGATGCGACAAACATAACCTAGACGCATTGGAGAGACGTCCGTTGGTTATATCATGTGCGGTGCACTGTCAGCGATAAGAGCGatatatacgcgcgcgtatgtgtgcgTTGTGTGTTTGTATGTTTGTCGTATGCGTGCGATGCGTGCTCGTACGAATGCGAGGGTGAGTGGCGATAGGGAGGCTTCCGGGAAAAGAGATGACCGCCGGTCATCGCGATGCTCCGATTTGTTCCGCTCGGCTTTTATACATTCTTCGCGGTATACGTTCGGTAACCACGTGTCGGGACGCCGCCGTGATCGTACGAATCGTTAGTGGTTAATCGCTCGGATGTAATGCGAGAGTCCATAAATCGAATCCTTTTTCCTCCTTTCTCGagcctctcttctctcttcctctctatctctttctctttctcccctttTCTCTCGCTTCCTCGGCAGTCAGCCTCCGCGAACaccgtttttcttttatttctcgcTTCATACACCTGCCAGAGAGGCAGCCACGGAGCGATGCGCCGTTGCGTGCCGCGGAATCGTGCGTTACCTCTCGAAAGCGGTTCTCATCCTTCGTGGATCTTCGATTGTCTTCGCGGCACGTGGCAAATTTTGGAGCCCGCTAATCTTTAAATACCTAATACTTGGCAGGTTCGATTAATTTCTATCACTCTTGTTTATCAGTTAAGTAAACACTTGACAAGAAAGATTCGTGCAACTACAACATTAgaatatcacatttatttttaaaaaatctatacagaaaaaatattggcaAAACTTCATGgtctgtttaattaaatttaaaaagagcaCCGTAGAATGCTATCATGGATGAATTTTCACCCAGATGCTACTTCAAGTTtagtaaagtttttattaaaattttgctagtttaataaaatattgtcatattaaaataatgtaaatttaattattctacaCCTTGTAATCAGTAGAGtgaagaaaatgtaaaaaaagaatccttaattatgaatttttatataagagaaatactaacgtagaaaaatatgaggGACACTCTAAGTTAAAATTCgcaattgaaataatttcaaaaagttcAATATATTCTCAATTTACTTTCCAACGGATTATACatctatttgattttaattagatGATGTCGAGTTATTCTCATGGTGCGACAGTGCTTTTCGAAACCGCGAGATTCCCACGTTAATTATCGCTTCTGGGCGCACAAAGCGCAATTACGAAATTACGATTCAGAGAAGGGCGCGTGATGCATTGTACGACATAGTTGGCAACTAAAGTCTCAAGCGTTTGTTTGGTTTCAGACGATGTTTGGGAGACGACGACGGTGCTGTTAGGCCCTCTCCGTAGGCTAAGTTCGGCGCAGCCGCGTGGCTCGCAAAGAAAGACCGCAAAAACTATGTTTTAGACGTCTCGTCCGAGGCGTTCCCATATTCCTTTGAAATGCTGCGGAGgctgtgtgtatgtgtgtgtgtcggGAGCTATTcggttaaatataatttatatcgcgGCATTGCGTTTGCCATGAAACTTTTTAGGGCGGCAAACAAGACGGGGAAAGGGCAACCTTTCGTAAAGTTTCGAGCTCTCTCGATCTCTCCTTTGCACGACAGTTTACAAAACAACGTCCATAGTATAATTTTACGAGGCACTCGGACACGATGAACACAATTATACTGAATTGCATTTCGTTAGGTATTGCAAGCGGatacaaaattgttattgtGTTTTCAATAATGTTAAATCGACAGCGAGATATTCGATATTCGCGTTTATCGAGTGTCTTCGCGtcggaaatattttaatgatcgCAGATTAAACAACTCCGTTCTTCTCGGAGCGATCGAAGAACCGTTGTGGCAGGAATCGATGGGGGGTTCGTTATTTACGCTCGAATGTTTCTACCTCGAGTGTTAGATTCGCCGAGAGTCTGATTTCTCATAATTTGATAACTGATGAGACAGTCGACTGTTGACGGTTCGTTTTAGGCCATTAATCTCGACGATTGTCGTTCCGCGTCGAGGAGACCTTCGTCGCGAATCTTACTGCGCCACGGTCGTTATTAAGGCTCATATTACTTTGCGTACCATACTTAACGAGCCATATTACGGTCGCGAGCCTTTAATTCGCAGCACCGTCGCTTAGTGTGCTATTTTGCAAACAGTccgtattaaatttctatcagTCTAATCACAAGCGTAGAGAATAACAGCTCAAGTATTGACACAACAGATTCATActattagtaatattattaaccatattgatataaaacattaattcaataatgaaCGATGGAAATAATCGTCTGAAATAACGTCTTGCGAATCGACGAAAGTGAATCATATGATGTTCTATTCGAATcgaattaagtattttaatatctatacTTTGAATCCAAACTCTTCGGAAAATGTCGAATGTAAGATATTTGAACGCGAATCgcagatattaataattttataaaatcatatttacaatgattttatatcacgtaatcgataatttttttacataataatctttgtcttaaaattcaatctaataataattatgttaaaagtttcaCGATtcgagtaaaaataaaattttgtctattccgatttgaacaaataaaattcggATTTGATTCGATTCGGCgccaaaaatattgttttgcatatttttttttatttcttgcagCATTGTATAATCGAGAATCGTTACGGGATTCAGTGCAAGAgtgttttcaaaaaaatagtGTCCATCGTACTTACCGAAAATACTTCCggtgttaattttaattccttTTAATCCGAAAAAAGAATTCACAAAGAGGTCTTTGCTTCTCTTCCATCGCGCATAATTGACCGATCGACTGAAATTTTATCAGACACGCAACATAGTAACGTACATAAACAGAGATAAAAGGCGGCGGTCGGAGTGATAAGCGCTTCATTGTCCGTCCGTGTTTCATAACACCGGGAAAACGATCGCTCCGAGAATGATTTCGCGCTGCGAGATGTGGTGCATCCACCGTAGAACCGCATCGGCGAAGATAAACGTTCTCGCGCCGGCGCGAGAAAATAATCTGATTTGAAATTACGCGTAATGCGGCGAAAGCACACACGCGGTGCGCCGAAACCTAACGGATCTAAAATTAGTCGCGCACGGTGTGACTCACGAAGTAAATCTACCTGGGGCGCTAGAGTTTGTTTCAGGAAGTAGCGAGCTCgataaaatatagtttaacaaacacacatacatacatgcgtGATTCACGTATAAGCAGCAACGTTTGCGCGCCCTATTGTCGAAATGTTGTCGCTCCACGTTTGCACCTCGT
This DNA window, taken from Monomorium pharaonis isolate MP-MQ-018 chromosome 6, ASM1337386v2, whole genome shotgun sequence, encodes the following:
- the LOC105830423 gene encoding type-1 angiotensin II receptor-associated protein; translation: MPNLTNLSHFPLKIIFTIHLILVTWGMQGSWCPQSVLFYNLLFLVCIFWAVHNTESDEPLQFAFFINIISIFLDVVTLAVYYPSEYNNASNKFSAALMIINLIVRPISSIYLLRVGQGRGGNLATVFAPSPAMGYGRQDYEEISHPLPQNSDFDGV